The Triticum dicoccoides isolate Atlit2015 ecotype Zavitan chromosome 6A, WEW_v2.0, whole genome shotgun sequence genome has a window encoding:
- the LOC119316621 gene encoding uncharacterized protein LOC119316621 isoform X1, with translation MVARSSAAQSSPPPGILEHHHPGTQSMDASPRSPFLAADANPVNPFLFSFSSSSDLCWILPPSTPGIRTPALHSIAAPCLLLAAAAPHRVRPPSRCPNSSAFPNPCWLTFSQRPPRPSRGRLLTRIRLARCTPSHPSCCCVKIHRPEDARDLSAQQNAALLVQNRQR, from the exons ATGGTCGCACGCTCCTCCGCGGCCCAATCGTCGCCGCCGCCGGGGATCCTCGAGCACCATCATCCTGGCACGCAGTCCATGGACGCCTCCCCACGCAGTCCCTTTCTTGCTGCCGACGCGAATCCTGTCAATCCCTTCCTCTTCTCCTTCTCTTCCTCAAGTGATCTTTGCTGGATCCTGCCGCCGTCAACACCAGGCATCCGAACCCCGGCCCTGCACTCCATCGCCGCGCCCTGTCTTCTTCTCGCTGCGGCTGCTCCACATCGCGTCCGCCCGCCGTCGCGATGCCCCAACTCGTCTGCTTTCCCCAACCCCTGTTGGTTGACCTTCTCGCAAAGGCCACCTCGACCTTCTCGAGGAAGGTTACTTACGAGGATCCGGCTCGCAAGGTGCACACCATCTCATCCTAGCTGCTGCTGTGTGAAGATCCACCGGCCCGAAGACGCAAGAG ACCTATCTGCCCAGCAAAATGCTGCACTTTTGGTGCAAAACCGTCAAAGATGA
- the LOC119316621 gene encoding probable linoleate 9S-lipoxygenase 4 isoform X2: protein MVARSSAAQSSPPPGILEHHHPGTQSMDASPRSPFLAADANPVNPFLFSFSSSSDLCWILPPSTPGIRTPALHSIAAPCLLLAAAAPHRTYLPSKMLHFWCKTVKDELNNLRGDGTTRKYEEWDRVYRYNYNNDLGEPDKGYPRPVLGGTQELPYPRRCRTSRPPTKTDPRSKRRIPHYKIQEALDITVPRDGIYASS, encoded by the exons ATGGTCGCACGCTCCTCCGCGGCCCAATCGTCGCCGCCGCCGGGGATCCTCGAGCACCATCATCCTGGCACGCAGTCCATGGACGCCTCCCCACGCAGTCCCTTTCTTGCTGCCGACGCGAATCCTGTCAATCCCTTCCTCTTCTCCTTCTCTTCCTCAAGTGATCTTTGCTGGATCCTGCCGCCGTCAACACCAGGCATCCGAACCCCGGCCCTGCACTCCATCGCCGCGCCCTGTCTTCTTCTCGCTGCGGCTGCTCCACATCGC ACCTATCTGCCCAGCAAAATGCTGCACTTTTGGTGCAAAACCGTCAAAGATGAACTCAACAATCTCCGAGGCGACGGCACAACCAGAAAGTACGAGGAGTGGGACCGTGTGTACCGCTATAACTACAACAACGACCTCGGTGAGCCGGATAAGGGCTATCCGCGCCCAGTTCTCGGCGGCACCCAAGAACTCCCCTATCCCCGTCGTTGCAGAACTAGCCGACCCCCAACAAAAACAG ACCCTAGATCGAAGAGGAGAATTCCTCACTACAAGATACAGGAGGCCCTCGACATCACTGTCCCGCGTGATGGTATTTATGCATCTTCCTAG